The window tgaatttttatatttagaaaataatatttaagaataagtAACAAGTTAGACAAAAAGCTAAAAACAAATCACCTAAACTTTGAAAACAAGTTACTTTCAATAATAagttagaaaaacaaatatcacctattttttcttaaattaagataaaaatcaaatacacAATTAAGACATCTTAAAAAATGTTGAAGttgatttttaactttaattgcatatggaaatttatttgtaaattttatcTTTGAATTGGTCTAATATTACCTTGACATGtttttatttcctaaaaatctaaccttttatttgaaacattttcatttttgtcgcTAAGCCATTTGGCTCTGACAATGTAATAAAAAGTTTGAAAGTGTTTAAAATGTTGATATACTGGTTTAGAGAATATTAAAACACCATCAATACATACAATTGAGAATTTTGTATATGTATTAAACGTTTCATTCACTACAACAAATGTCAATTTTTTTCCATGAAATATTCGTCGTCACTCTTAGTAAACTGTGATAAAAAGTTTTCTTCATGAGATTCGCAGACATAAGCGTGTCACTAAATTATGATAAACAAATCTTCTATTTCATCATGAAAAATTAAGTGTTATGACAAAATCAAATTATCATTGAATAATTACATTTTATGCAAaaaaactcattatataaaataacaaaactttGTCACTTCATCGCATCATTTCATCTCTAAAAGATATCTTTTGTGACAAAAATGTATTATctaaaacatcatcaatatatacaattgagaatttgatatatgttttaaatttttataatcattatcttttgaaattctaaaagtgcatttttttcttaattcaaaAAGCATTACATTCTATTTGTAGTGTCCAAAGGAACCATAACATGACTAGATTAAGCATACATGCTTCTAATTTTTCGCCTATgtttaattcttaaatttattgcCTTACTCGATATTGaaacttaaataaaatgatagGAAACTTTTCTTGTATTCCTTTTTTCAAGGGGAGGGTGGCTGGGGGTTATTTGTTAGGCATAAAATAACTCTAATTCTTTTTTACTCGACTTCGGTTAACATTGAACCTaggattaatttttaatgaaaagctATCAAACTTCCCTTTGATTCTTACCTTTGCTCTCTATTTGCAAAGTCTCTTTAAGAATCCATCAATAAATCTATCTTTCTTATAGGattgttttttattcattcaaatttgaaataacttaaattttagatgttctttcttaaaataacaacaattctcttaaaaaaatatttggttataACATATATTCAAGTATGATATGAAGTTGATTATTTTGCTTTATAGGTAGTCGAGACTGTTAGAAAAAGAAATCTGAAGAAAGAATTGagagaaaagatgaaaagaattcTCTTCATTCCTCTTGTCACAAAATACAAGGCTGCTCTGTTATATAACAGAGTAAAATGGCTCAACAAAAACTGAACCagaaaaacagaaacaaaactTAACAACAAACTGAAcaaaacaactcaaaaatagctCAGCTTACAATAATGACAAAACTACCCTTctagtaaaaaataactaatacAATCAATCctaatactccccctcaagaTGGACTAAAGATGTTCTTTAGACCCATCTTGCCAATAAGAAGCTTAAAAGAAGAAGGATGAAGGGCTTTTGTCAAAACATCTGCTAACTGGTGTTCTGTAGAAACAAACATAGGCTTGAGAACCCCACTTTGAACCTTGTCTCGAACAAGATGACAATCAATCTCAATGTGTTTTGTGCGTTTATGAAACACGGGATTTTCAGCCATATGTAAAGCAGACTGATTGTCACAAAAAAGAAGAGCAGGAGCAGAATGATCTATACCAAAGTCCTTGAGAGGAGCAAGAAGCCAAGTAATCTCACAAGAAGTATTGGCCATAGCACGATACTCAGCTTCAGCAGAAGAGCGAGAAACAATGTGTTGTTTCTTGGATTTCCATGACACCAAAGAATTCcccaagaaaacacaaaaaccaGTAACAGATCTTCTCGAATCGGGACAACGAGCCCAATCTGAATCAGTATAAGCCATCAAACGAAGCTCTGAATTACTAGGAAAGAACAAACCCATGCCAGGATTACCTTTAAGGTAACGAAGGATTCTTTGAGCAGCATGTAAATGGGGCAATTTAGGACGAGAAATGAACTGACTAAGTCGACCTACAGCATAAGAAATGTCAGGTCGTGTTAATGTCAAATATAACAGCTTCCCAAGTAGCCTACGATACAAGCTAACATCAGGAAGATCAACCCCCTCATCCATGGATAACTTGACATTAGCTTCCATAGGTGTACTAGCAGCTTTGCAACCTAAATACCCGAAATCAGAAAGCAAATCAAGAACATATTTTCGCTGAGAAACACAGATTCCAGTAGAGGATTTAGCAATTTCAAGACCAAGGAAATACTTGACATCACCCAAATCCTTCAGTTTGAAGAGTTTATTCAACTCAGATTTCAAATCAGCAATGGCCCCTTGATTATTACTAGCTATAAtcacatcatcaacataaacaagaAGAGCAATGAACAAGCCATCAACATTTTTGATGAAAAGAGAATGATCGGAAGGAGATTGACTGAATCCCAAGCCCATAATGGCAGTAGAAAACTTAGAAAACCACTGTCTTGAggcttgtttgagaccatataaGGATTTATGAAGCAAACAAACAGCATTCGAAGGCAAAGACTCCCCCTTTCTATTATAACCAGGAGGTAACTTCATATACACTTCCTCATTCAAGTCtccatgaaggaaagcattgtTCACATCCAATTGTGACAAATGCCAACCTTTAACAGCAGCAATAGCCAAAAGCAATTTAACAGTCACTAGTTTTGCCACTGGTGAAAAAGTATCAACATAATCAATGCCTTCACGTTGAGTATACCCTTTTGCCACTAAACGAGCTTTATACCGTTCTATGGTACCATCAGCCTTATGTTTAACTTTGTACACCCATTTACAGCCAACAGGGTGCTTACCAACAGGTAAACTAACAATGGACCAGGTCTTATTTTCCTCAAGAGCCTCTAATTCACAATCCATGGCAGCCCTCCATTCTGGTATTTCAGCAGCCTTTGCAAAAGAGCTGGGTTCTGAAATAATGGAAACTGAGAGAGAAAAAAGTTTGTAAGAAGGAGAGAGCTTATCATAACTCAAAAAATGTTGTATGGGATGAGAAGTGGAGTGAGTTTCAACATGAGCAACAGAGTTGATTAAAGAGCAGTGATAATCTTTCAAATATGAAGGTTGTTTGGAGACTCTTGTTGGTCGTGAAGAAGGAGCAACTTGAAGAGGTGGCTGTGAAATAACACGAGGAAGAACTGAGGAAGATTGATCATTATCAGCAGCAATACAAGGAAGAACTCGATCATGAAACAAATCAGAAGAAATATCAGGAGAAGAACAGGGATTTGTCTTTGAAAAAGGAAAGATCTCTTcatgaaaaataacatttctAGAGATAGATATGGAACGTGTCTCTATATCCAGTAATTTGTACCCTTTAAAACCAAAGGGATAACCAAGAAAAACGGCTGCTTTGGCTCGAGGTGAGAATTTTGTCCTGTTAGCTTTCAAAGTAGAAACATAACACAAGCAACCAAAGACCCGCAAATGACTATAATCAGGCAGCTTATCATGTAGGATTTCAAAAGGAGTCTTATTGTTTAGAAAAGGACTTGGTGTTCTATTGATTAAGTATACTGCAGTGAGTATACAGTCACTCCAGTAGCAGACAGGAAGGCTGGACTGAAAAAGAAGAGCACGGGCCACATTTAGAATGTGCTGGTGTTTCATTTCTACCACAGAATTCTGTTGAGGAGTTTCAACACAAGAACGATAGTGTATGACACCAAGAGAATGATAGAAATTGGAAAGAAATAATTCTGGAGCATTATCTGATCTTATGGCCTTAACTTCCTTACCAAACTGcttctttacaaaagcaaagaaatctggaatatATTTTTGAACTTCAGATTTATTCTTCAACATATAAACCCAAGTTACTCGACTATAATCATCAACTATAGTCAAGAAAAATTTGTAGCCTTCAACACTGCCAACAGAAAAAGGTCCCCATATATCTAGATGCAAAAGATTAAAAGTGGAAGAACATCTTTTATTAAGAGAAATGTAAGGCAGACAACGCTGCTTAGCTAAAGGACATACATTGCAGGGAGTAAGATCAAAGGATGAATCAAAATCCAATATAGATTGTAGACCTTTTAAACGACTAAAAGAAGGATGTCCAAGTCTAGAATGCCACAAAGAAAGAATATTAGAAGTAGGAATCCGAGAAGCTGCAACAAAAGCTTTATCAGCAACAAAACTGTCAAAATCCAGCTGATATAACTGACCTTTCCTGCTACCCTTCCCAATCATCTTGCCCCGAGATGGTTCCTGAATAATGCAAGCATCAGGAGTAAAAACCATTGAAAGAGATAAAGTGTCTGTAAATGCACTCACAGAAAGTAGATTATATCTGAAAGTAGGCACAAACAACACATTTAGAAGCTTGACATCCTTCGAAAGAATGACCGAACCAACTCTATCAATAGGGACAGTAATACCAGTAGGTAAAGTAACTCGGACATTTTGAACATCAATAGAAGAATCAAATAGAGAAATGTCATTGCAAACATGATGGGTGGCCCCACTATCAATAATCCAAcctttattttggattttaacTTTATTACCAGCAAAATTAGACACTGATGGTCCTGTTGAAGAATTCTCTGTGGAAGCTGAAGAAGTAGAGCTTAATTGGTTGGTTAAGAGTTGAATCAATTGTTGACACTGCATGGTAGTGAGGGAAGAAACAGTGGATTCAGAAGAACCTGCATTCAAAGACTCGAGGACTTCTGAATTGTTAGCCATTGAGCTTGAATTAGGGcctttatttttgaatttccaTCCCGGTGGATACCCAACAAGTTTATATCATTTATCTTTGGTATGACCTTGGAAACCACAATGAGAACAAGTAATTCTATCCCTTCTAGTTTTAGAGCCACCTGAACTTCCTGCTGGTGCATTAGAATTAGAGCCAAATGTCATAGGATCAGAATTGTGAGAACCAGAATAAGAATAACCAACAGTCCTGTGACGTTCTTCTTGAATAAccaaagaaaacactttattaatagCAGGTAAGGGATCCATCATCAAAATTTGTCCTCTAATCTGAGCATAAGAGTCATTTAAACCCATAAGAAATTGTAAAACATACTCCCTATGTTGATAATCTGTCCAGACTCTCAATCCACCACAATGACATACTGGAACAGGTTGAAACTCCCTCAATTCATCCCAAAGAATCTTCAATTTAGTGAAATATGAATTGACATCCAATGAACCTTGATTAAGAGCAGATAATTGCttcttaatttgaaaaattcgaGGTCCATTACCCTGATTAAATCTATCATTCAAATCTTTCCAGATATCACAAGCAGAATCCAAATATAAAAGACTATCTGCAATTTCTCTTGAAACAGCATTTATGATCCATGAAGAAATCATACTGTTACATCTATTCCAAGCACCGTAAATCAAATCATGAGACATAGGTCTAGAAATCGTACCATCCACAAAACCAACTTTGTTCTTCGCTGTGAGAGCCATCAGCATCGCTCTACGCCAGGTATGATAATTCGGTCCAGTCAAAAGATTTAAAACAAGATTGAGCCCTGGATGATCtccattatgaagaaaataggGACTACTCGAATCTTCAACAACAACAATCTCAGAATTCACCTGGCCACCGCGATTACCATTACCAGATCCACCTTTCGCCATGAACACGATCGAGAACAAAGaacagagaaagagaagaaaaaaatagaaattagggATTTGAAACCCTAAATggatggctctgataccatgttagaaaaagaaatctaaagaaagaattgagagaaaagatgaaaagaattcTCTTCATTCCTCTTGTCACAAAATACAAGGCTGCTCTGTTATATAACAGAGTAAAATGGCTCAACAAAAACTGAACCagaaaaacagaaacaaaactTAACAACAAACTGAAcaaaacaactcaaaaatagctCAGCTTACAATAATGACAAAACTACCCTTctagtaaaaaataactaatacAATCAATCCTAATACCATCACCATTTCTTAAAAggataataaatatttgatgattattaatttcatctatattttaataacatatttattttctattgtatTTTGATTGTATGAATGGTCTCATTTCTTCATACAATATGTTTAGAAGAGTTGACCTAGGATAGTAATCCTTAGTTTTAGGTTTtggttgatttatttatttgtaaatctctTTCTCCTCTCctttatttctaattttgaaagaTATTATTTAGTCTCAATATTTTTAGAAAGAGAGGGTTTTGGCACACCAAATTTCCTAATTTATGCGAAAGTTAATTGAAAATTGATTATTTGCTgtgttttttagttttggtaTTTTGAGTCTTGGGGGATTTCCATCCACTTGAATATagattgatttttgtttaaaaaggtgttgggtaaaatttaatatttattatttaactatttaagtttaatttaatttaaattattctcaataatAATATAGAGAAATATGGTAAAAAGGATTTAaaagtaatattaaattaactattttgatttaacaattaaagttattttcaattttaagttataatattaaattattttattaaatatacttaatttatttaataattaaaattaagttgttaagtcattaaattggtTTACTAAATATTCTCTAAGTTTCTATTTAGTATATCTTTTGCAGGatattaattgaataaaaagcATTTTGAATTGTTGTTTAGCTTAACTTCTATTTTAGTTTATCAAGATTAGAGTACTTAGCATCTAATTAGTGTAATTATTTCGTTACTAAATGTTTTCAATATCATTTAtacaattcatttttctttttgttttgtttttttttttttttttttttataatatcatcCACGTTATATAGTAGAAATAAATTCCATATTTGACTCTTGAAAGTCTCAATAACGAGTCCCCAAAATTATTGTCTCCCATTTTTTAGTCATCCACATGTCTAATCCAATTCTTATTCAATGTTACTTAAATTCTTCCCATGtgaaccattttattttattttatttttaaatattgaatgcCTAGTGGATACTTTTAGTtatcttaattaaattaattatgtctaatttcttaaataattttatatttcacaaatggaaaaaaattaataaattaccggattttaaagtaatttttaaaaattttataaatctaatattttgataaattttaactGAATTATAACGGTTTtaacacattatttatttattggatgtttcagaaaaagaaaataaaataactcaaaCTAGTTGGTTGGACAATTCCTAATATTGAAAGAGATAAAATAATCttcatatttatgaatttaatatttttcatgtttttacttaaaaaataatttatttttaacgtaaatattcttaattatttgaagtatttatatatatgttttaaaataaattattgttttttatttactaaatgaagacatttttattaagatgataaatgattagatttttaaaattagatttttaataaacCTTTTAATCAAACAACCGTTTAATCAATTG of the Vitis vinifera cultivar Pinot Noir 40024 chromosome 10, ASM3070453v1 genome contains:
- the LOC132254553 gene encoding uncharacterized protein LOC132254553; the protein is MAKGGSGNGNRGGQVNSEIVVVEDSSSPYFLHNGDHPGLNLVLNLLTGPNYHTWRRAMLMALTAKNKVGFVDGTISRPMSHDLIYGAWNRCNSMISSWIINAVSREIADSLLYLDSACDIWKDLNDRFNQGNGPRIFQIKKQLSALNQGSLDVNSYFTKLKILWDELREFQPVPIRGQILMMDPLPAINKVFSLVIQEERHRTVGYSYSGSHNSDPMTFGSNSNAPAGSSGGSKTRRDRITCSHCGFQGHTKDK